The Lycium barbarum isolate Lr01 chromosome 12, ASM1917538v2, whole genome shotgun sequence genome includes a region encoding these proteins:
- the LOC132622056 gene encoding berberine bridge enzyme-like 8 yields the protein MTKIPLFCSSLIIFLVLATSISPSHENQTFLECLKTNSNPSYPISSLVYSPNNSSFPSVLQEYIRNLRFNESTTRKPLFILTAQHESHIQASIICAKSQGLQMKIRSGGHDYEGLSYVSDVPFFIVDMFNFRSINVSIEDESAWVEVGATLGEVYYRIAEKSNVHGFPAGVCPTVGVGGHFSGGGYGNMIRKYGLTVDNIDDAKLIDVHGRILDRKSMGEDLFWAITGGGGVSYGVVLSYKIKLVRVPPKVTVFRVQRFYDQNALDLAYIWQRRADKWDNDLFMRLIIDVVNSTTRTTEKTIRVSFFTLFLGDSNRLLSLLNGSFPELGLERKDCIEMTWIESVLYYTSLPITPIDALLSRSPPLSYLKRKSDYLQKPMSKEGLEFIFKKMIELQTPTMLTFNPYGGKMSESSPFAKPMPHRAGNIAKIQYSTNWNEKGVEAANHYLNLTKVLYEYMTPFVSKSPRLAYLNYRDLDIGITHNGKLSYFEGKVYGIKYFKKENFNRLVKIKTKVDPENFFRNEQSIPVYPAWRM from the coding sequence ATGACGAAAATTCCACTATTCTGCTCGTCCCTTattatttttcttgttcttgCTACTTCAATAAGTCCTTCCCATGAAAACCAAACATTTCTTGAATGTCTTAAAACAAATTCAAACCCTTCGTATCCAATTTCCTCACTAGTGTATTCTCCCAATAATTCTTCATTTCCATCTGTTTTGCAAGAATACATAAGAAATTTAAGGTTCAATGAGTCCACAACAAGGAAACCTCTCTTCATACTCACTGCTCAGCATGAATCTCATATTCAAGCATCAATTATTTGTGCAAAATCACAAGGTTTGCAAATGAAAATTCGGAGCGGTGGGCATGACTACGAGGGTCTTTCTTATGTCTCGGACGTACCATTTTTCATCGTTGACATGTTCAATTTCCGGTCTATAAACGTTAGCATTGAGGACGAATCGGCTTGGGTTGAAGTGGGTGCAACACTTGGTGAAGTTTACTACAGAATCGCCGAAAAAAGCAACGTGCATGGCTTCCCCGCTGGAGTTTGTCCCACCGTGGGCGTTGGTGGCCACTTTAGTGGGGGCGGTTACGGTAACATGATAAGGAAATACGGCCTGACGGTCGATAACATCGATGATGCTAAATTAATCGATGTTCATGGTCGAATCCTCGACCGTAAGTCCATGGGGGAGGACTTATTTTGGGCCATAACAGGCGGTGGAGGGGTAAGTTATGGAGTCGTCTTGTCATATAAAATAAAGTTGGTTCGAGTCCCACCAAAGGTGACAGTTTTTCGAGTCCAgagattttatgaccaaaatgcgCTCGACCTTGCTTACATATGGCAACGTCGCGCGGACAAGTGGGACAATGACCTTTTCATGAGATTGATCATTGACGTAGTTAATAGCACTACACGTACCACGGAGAAAACCATAAGGGTGTCTTTCTTTACTTTATTTCTCGGAGACTCAAACCGACTTCTGTCACTTCTCAACGGAAGTTTCCCAGAATTAgggttagaaagaaaggactgcATCGAGATGACCTGGATAGAATCCGTTCTTTACTATACAAGTTTGCCAATTACCCCAATTGATGCTTTGCTAAGTAGGTCACCTCCCCTATCATATTTGAAAAGGAAATCAGATTACTTGCAAAAACCAATGTCAAAAGAAGGGCTAGAGTTCATATTCAAGAAAATGATAGAGCTACAAACCCCAACGATGTTGACGTTTAATCCCTATGGTGGGAAAATGAGTGAAAGTTCACCTTTTGCTAAGCCAATGCCCCATAGAGCTGGAAATATAGCCAAGATTCAATATTCAACAAATTGGAATGAGAAAGGAGTTGAGGCTGCAAACCACTACCTCAACTTGACAAAAGTACTTTATGAATATATGACACCCTTTGTGTCAAAATCCCCAAGGTTAGCATATTTGAATTATAGGGATCTTGATATAGGTATTACACACAATGGGAAATTGAGTTACTTTGAAGGGAAAGTGTATGGGATCAAGTACTTCAAGAAGGAAAATTTCAACAGGTTGGTGAAGATCAAGACTAAGGTTGATCCTGAAAATTTCTTCAGGAATGAACAAAGCATCCCAGTTTACCCAGCTTGGAGGATGTAG
- the LOC132621528 gene encoding DEAD-box ATP-dependent RNA helicase 16 codes for MKKVEEEERVEEEQEEEEQSFEELGVDPRLIRALTKKNIDKPTPIQRVAIPLILGGQDVVARAKTGSGKTFAYLLPLLQKLFTQSPSTNKLAPTALILVPTRELCQQVCSEANSLIELCRVQLRLVQLTSSMSVSELRTTLAGPPEIVISTPACIKTCLSNGIIQPKAVQDSLSYLILDEADLLLSYGYEDDLKALTSHKPKGCQCLLMSATSSSDVEKLKKLILHNPYILTLPEVGDTKDDIVPKNVQQFYISCAARDKLVHILALLKLELVQKKVLIFTNSIDMSFRLKLFFEQFGIKSAVLNAELPQSSRLHILEEFNAGLFDYLIATDESQSEGKEQVDDQNGVERKKSKKHRKHKLDAEFGVVRGIDFKNVHTVINYEMPQTAAGYVHRIGRTGRAYNTGASVSLVSAEETEIFEEIKSLLGGNEDKVSQFIAPFPLLSKNAVESLRYRAEDVARSVTKIAVRESRAQDLRNEILNSQKLKAHFQDNPKDLDLLKHDKMLSKKAPAPHLRDVPDYLLDPTTQEASKIVKLARAAMGNTNPSRGKGSKGRFKRSRDPLKTFSAEAPKRAGKGGMKRKAKDTDNDHKQKKNHPA; via the exons ATGAAGaaagtagaagaagaagaaagagttgaggaggagcaagaagaagaagagcaGAGCTTTGAAGAGTTGGGAGTTGACCCTCGCTTAATCCGTGCCTTAACCAAAAAAAACATCGATAAACCAACCCCTATTCAGCGTGTTGCTATTCCTCTTATCCTC GGAGGCCAAGATGTGGTTGCTCGAGCTAAGACTGGTTCTGGAAAGACCTTTGCGTATCTCCTTCCTTTACTTCAGAAGCTCTTTACTCAGTCACCTTCAACGAACAAACTTGCTCCCACTGCATTGATTCTTGTTCCCACAAGGGAATTGTGTCAACAG GTTTGTTCGGAGGCGAATTCGCTGATTGAACTATGTCGGGTGCAATTGAGGCTTGTCCAATTGACAAGCTCCATGTCTGTTTCTGAACTG AGAACTACCTTGGCGGGGCCTCCGGAAATTGTTATATCTACTCCTGCTTGTATAAAGACATGCTTGTCAAATGGAATTATTCAACCAAAAGCTGTTCAAGATTCTCTCTCCTATCTCATTCTCGATGAG GCAGATCTTCTTTTGTCGTATGGATATGAAGATGATCTGAAAGCTCTTACATCTCATAAACCAAAAGGTTGCCAGTGCCTTTTGATGTCGGCAACCTCAAG TTCTGATGTTGAAAAGCTGAAGAAACTTATTTTACACAATCCCTACATCTTAACTTTGCCTGAGGTGGGCGACACAAAGGATGACATTGTCCCAAAAAATGTTCAGCAATTTTAT ATTTCTTGTGCTGCTCGTGATAAGCTTGTTCATATCCTTGCCCTCTTGAAGCTAGAGTTGGTTCAGAAAAAAGTGCTGAtatttacaaattcaattgacaTGAGTTTTAGACTCAAACTATTCTTTGAGCAG TTTGGGATCAAGTCTGCAGTGCTAAATGCTGAGCTGCCTCAGAGTTCTCGTCTACACATCCTTGAG GAATTCAATGCTGGGCTATTTGATTACTTGATTGCGACTGATGAAAGTCAATCAGAAGGAAAGGAACAGGTTGATGATCAAAATGGCGTTGAGCGGAAAAAATCGAAAAAACACCGAAAGCATAAATTGGATGCAGAGTTTGGCGTGGTCAGAGGGATAGACTTCAAAAATGTGCATACT GTGATAAATTATGAGATGCCTCAAACTGCTGCAGGCTATGTACATCGAATTGGACGTACTGGAAGAGCATATAATACTGGAGCATCTGTTTCTCTT GTTTCTGCTGAAGAGACAGAAATATTTGAAGAGATTAAATCTTTACTGGGGGGAAATGAAGACAAGGTGTCACAGTTTATTGCCCCATTCCCATTGCTGAGTAAAAATGCAGTGGAGTCTTTGCGTTACCGAGCTGAG GATGTTGCAAGGAGTGTTACAAAAATTGCTGTAAGAGAATCACGGGCGCAGGATCTGAGGAATGAAATTCTTAATTCTCAAAA GTTGAAGGCTCATTTTCAAGATAATCCGAAAGACTTAG ATCTTTTGAAGCATGATAAGATGTTAAGCAAGAAGGCACCTGCCCCACATCTACGTGATGTACCTGACTACCTATTGGATCCAACAACACAAGAAGCCAGCAAGATTGTGAAGCTGGCCAGAGCTGCAATGGGCAATACGAATCCATCTCGCGGCAAAGGATCGAAAGGAAGGTTCAAAAGAAGCAGAGACCCTCTTAAAACATTTTCAGCTGAG GCACCGAAGCGAGCAGGGAAAGGTGGAATGAAGAGAAAGGCAAAAGATACTGATAATGACCATAAACAGAAGAAGAACCACCCTGCCTAA